In the Quercus lobata isolate SW786 chromosome 5, ValleyOak3.0 Primary Assembly, whole genome shotgun sequence genome, one interval contains:
- the LOC115991352 gene encoding shikimate O-hydroxycinnamoyltransferase-like, which produces MGSEGGGGELIVKVSKREVVAAVLPLQEYWLPLSNLDLLLPPVDVGVFFCYKKNTSLLGKDLSNNFGSKVGVLKKALAQALVTYYAFAGEVVSNPVGHEPEILCNNRGVDFVEAFAEAELKDLDFYNPDDTIEGKLVPKKMHGVLAVQATELKCGGLVVACTFDHRIADAYSANLFLVSWAEMAQSKPISTAPCFRRSLLNPRRPGSIHPSLNDMYVPVTSLPPPKDPQPGDDYLISRIYYIKADQLNLLQSLATTTNGCRRTKLESFSAFLWKMVAKHAILNNVDKKVTKMGIVVDGRTRLSDGDIDKASLMGSYFGNVLSIPYGGKEVNEIDENPLSYVANEVHDFLDGAVTKEHFLGLIDWVESHRPVPGLAKIYCSGSEDGPAFVVSSGQRFPESKVDFGWGKPIFGSYHFPWGGDSGYVMPMPSPSCNGDWIVYVHLLKGQVELIETEAAHLFRPLTFDYLQHCAI; this is translated from the exons ATGGGTTCCGAAGGAGGTGGAGGAGAGTTGATTGTGAAAGTGAGCAAGAGGGAGGTTGTGGCTGCAGTGCTGCCATTGCAAGAGTATTGGCTACCACTATCCAACCTAGACTTGCTTCTACCCCCAGTTGATGTGGGTGTGTTTTTCTGTTACAAGAAGAACACCAGCTTATTGGGAAAGGACCTCTCTAATAATTTTGGCTCCAAGGTTGGGGTTCTTAAGAAGGCCTTGGCCCAAGCTCTAGTGACATACTATGCTTTTGCTGGTGAGGTGGTGTCAAACCCTGTTGGTCATGAGCCTGAGATTCTTTGCAATAACCGTGGTGTGGACTTTGTCGAAGCTTTTGCTGAGGCAGAGCTTAAAGACCTCGACTTTTATAACCCTGATGACACCATTGAAGGCAAACTTGTGCCCAAGAAGATGCATGGTGTGCTCGCTGTCCAG GCAACCGAGCTCAAGTGTGGCGGGTTGGTTGTGGCGTGCACGTTTGACCATAGAATTGCAGACGCCTACTCGGCCAACCTATTTCTTGTGTCATGGGCTGAGATGGCTCAGTCAAAACCCATCTCTACGGCGCCATGTTTTCGTCGTTCTTTACTCAATCCTAGACGCCCCGGTTCAATTCATCCATCTTTGAACGACATGTATGTTCCAGTGACCTCATTGCCTCCACCCAAAGACCCACAACCTGGTGATGATTATCTTATTAGCCGCATATACTACATTAAAGCTGACCAACTCAACCTGCTCCAATCACTAGCTACCACAACCAATGGTTGCAGGAGGACTAAACTAGAGTCCTTTAGTGCCTTCTTGTGGAAGATGGTTGCTAAACATGCTATTCTTAACAATGTGGACAAAAAGGTAACCAAAATGGGCATTGTTGTGGATGGTAGGACAAGGTTAAGTGATGGAGATATAGACAAAGCTTCACTCATGGGGTCTTACTTTGGAAATGTGCTATCCATACCCTATGGAGGCAAGGAAGTAAATGAGATTGATGAAAATCCATTGAGTTATGTGGCCAATGAAGTTCATGATTTCTTGGATGGTGCAGTGACCAAGGAACATTTCTTGGGGCTCATAGATTGGGTGGAGTCTCATCGTCCAGTGCCAGGGTTGGCTAAGATATATTGTAGTGGGAGTGAAGATGGACCAGCTTTTGTGGTATCATCAGGGCAAAGGTTCCCGGAGTCAAAGGTGGATTTTGGATGGGGTAAGCCAATATTTGGGTCATACCATTTTCCATGGGGAGGTGACTCAGGGTATGTGATGCCAATGCCAAGTCCAAGTTGCAACGGTGACTGGATTGTGTACGTGCACCTCTTGAAAGGCCAAGTGGAGTTGATAGAGACTGAAGCTGCTCATCTCTTTAGACCCTTGACTTTTGATTATCTCCAACATTGTGCTATTTAA